A window of the Oscillospiraceae bacterium NTUH-002-81 genome harbors these coding sequences:
- a CDS encoding 4Fe-4S binding protein — MSKQKKRWYDYLWIASLTYLVLGFFNILFAWLGLICFLVPLIISIAKGTKGYCNRYCGRGQLFGILGGRFGLSRKKDIPRWMKSKWFRYGFLIFFFVMFFQMLWNTYLVFAGAQDLKQVVTLLWTFKLPWNWAYHGTLFHPGVTQFAFGFYSVMLTSTVLGLITMVLYKPRSWCVYCPMGTMTQLICKVKDKKDG, encoded by the coding sequence ATGAGCAAGCAGAAAAAGCGTTGGTATGATTATCTCTGGATCGCATCGCTGACCTACTTAGTACTGGGATTCTTTAATATCCTGTTTGCGTGGCTGGGGTTGATTTGTTTTCTTGTTCCACTGATTATTTCCATAGCCAAAGGAACAAAAGGATATTGTAACCGCTACTGCGGACGGGGACAACTTTTCGGCATCTTGGGTGGACGCTTCGGACTATCACGGAAAAAGGATATTCCCAGGTGGATGAAAAGCAAATGGTTTCGGTATGGTTTCCTGATTTTCTTTTTTGTGATGTTTTTTCAGATGCTCTGGAATACTTATTTGGTTTTTGCAGGAGCGCAGGACTTAAAACAAGTCGTGACACTGCTCTGGACATTCAAATTACCTTGGAATTGGGCATATCACGGGACACTGTTCCATCCGGGCGTTACACAGTTTGCCTTTGGCTTTTACAGCGTGATGCTGACTTCGACCGTGCTTGGACTGATTACGATGGTACTGTATAAGCCACGAAGCTGGTGCGTTTACTGCCCGATGGGTACAATGACGCAGCTTATTTGTAAGGTAAAGGACAAAAAAGACGGATAA
- a CDS encoding 4Fe-4S binding protein: MTAIKKKRKAFVDQEYCVACGCCVKVCPLGAIQIRQGVAAQVNLEKCVGCGKCAKECPASVIVIQEAEA; this comes from the coding sequence ATGACGGCGATCAAAAAGAAACGAAAGGCATTCGTGGATCAGGAGTATTGCGTTGCTTGCGGATGTTGTGTTAAGGTTTGCCCCCTTGGGGCAATTCAAATCAGGCAAGGTGTGGCTGCACAGGTGAATTTGGAAAAATGCGTTGGGTGCGGCAAGTGTGCAAAGGAATGTCCGGCAAGCGTAATTGTGATTCAGGAGGCAGAGGCATGA